From Nicotiana tabacum cultivar K326 chromosome 20, ASM71507v2, whole genome shotgun sequence, one genomic window encodes:
- the LOC107761912 gene encoding putative RING-H2 finger protein ATL37, translating to MKHSRNLFCFLLCLFCVMSKTGTVSATRPLNSNVGISPTLAILLACLVLLLMAVIFIYIRRMSPDSFDESMGFYFFRHRPVSRGLEPNIIETLPVFVYSDVKALKIGKSILECAVCLNEFEDEDTLRLLPNCCHVFHPECIDAWLAFRTTCPVCRANLKTKPAGKLQESIQETDDVESQNVSSVVSHPAPEEVINQSSQTPPVHSHTPDKARSKTPDFRHLAPKSTPRRPKIFGMFSRSHSTGHSLIQPGENCERFTLRLPDDVRKRLVDLSLSRAYNGAVAFSPARNSTKGYRFEPEEGRLSLSRAYNGTVAFSPARSSTKGYRCEPADGRLSKLRFLPTPPMFSRSGSSKGEKQPKSLLKSVKSVKSPLNLFCVTEKDDTGERSFTYLRSSSTSS from the coding sequence ATGAAGCATAGCAGAAATCTATTCTGTTTTCTCTTGTGCTTATTTTGTGTCATGTCAAAAACTGGCACAGTCTCAGCCACACGCCCGTTGAACTCAAATGTTGGAATCAGCCCAACGTTAGCGATATTACTCGCTTGTCTTGTTTTATTGTTGATGGCAGTTATCTTCATATATATACGTCGCATGAGCCCTGATTCCTTTGACGAATCAATGGGTTTTTACTTCTTTCGGCACCGACCAGTCTCCCGTGGGCTTGAGCCTAATATCATCGAAACTTTGCCGGTATTTGTATACTCCGATGTCAAAGCCCTAAAGATAGGCAAATCTATCCTAGAATGTGCTGTTTGCCTAAACGAGTTCGAAGATGAAGATACTCTCCGCCTTCTTCCTAATTGTTGCCACGTGTTCCATCCTGAATGTATTGATGCTTGGCTTGCCTTTCGTACCACTTGCCCAGTTTGCCGTGCAAATCTCAAAACAAAACCTGCGGGTAAACttcaagaatcaattcaagaaacaGATGACGTTGAGTCTCAGAATGTCAGCTCAGTTGTATCACATCCAGCACCAGAAGAAGTAATAAACCAGTCTTCTCAAACGCCGCCCGTTCATAGTCATACGCCAGATAAGGCGAGAAGTAAGACACCTGATTTTCGGCACCTTGCACCAAAATCAACTCCGAGAAGGCCAAAGATTTTTGGGATGTTCAGTCGTTCTCACTCGACGGGTCACTCGTTGATTCAACCTGGTGAAAATTGCGAGAGGTTTACTCTAAGGTTACCTGAtgatgtacgtaaaagattggtAGACTTAAGCTTGAGTAGGGCCTACAATGGCGCCGTAGCCTTTTCTCCAGCGAGAAATTCAACTAAGGGGTACCGGTTCGAACCGGAGGAGGGCCGGTTAAGCTTGAGTAGGGCCTACAATGGCACCGTAGCCTTTTCTCCAGCGAGAAGTTCAACTAAGGGGTACCGGTGTGAACCGGCGGATGGTCGGTTAAGCAAGCTCCGGTTTCTACCGACTCCGCCTATGTTCTCTAGATCCGGTTCGTCAAAGGGTGAGAAACAGCCGAAGAGTCTGCTGAAGTCCGTTAAGTCAGTTAAGTCGCCGTTAAATTTGTTTTGCGTGACGGAAAAGGACGATACAGGAGAAAGATCTTTTACTTATTTAAGATCAAGTAGTACTTCAAGTTAG